A DNA window from Anaerocolumna sp. AGMB13020 contains the following coding sequences:
- a CDS encoding helix-turn-helix domain-containing protein, which yields MDISNDGLEIRDRIKIIREHENINLSQASFGSKLSLERSAISLIERKQRNATERIIKDICREFNVNEEWLRNGKGEIFNLVSEEEEFGEILTDLLVDVDDSVYKFIKSMLRTYKKLDDKSKEVIRNSTDLFIEELRKEG from the coding sequence TTGGACATATCAAATGACGGTTTAGAAATTCGAGATAGAATAAAGATAATTAGAGAACACGAAAATATTAATCTTAGCCAAGCAAGCTTTGGAAGCAAATTATCTCTTGAACGTTCCGCAATATCTTTAATAGAAAGAAAACAACGTAATGCTACAGAAAGAATAATTAAAGATATCTGTCGTGAATTCAACGTTAATGAAGAATGGCTCCGAAATGGAAAAGGAGAGATTTTTAATCTAGTATCAGAAGAGGAAGAGTTTGGCGAAATATTAACCGATCTATTGGTTGATGTTGATGATTCTGTATATAAGTTCATAAAATCTATGTTGCGTACATACAAAAAATTAGATGATAAATCTAAAGAGGTTATAAGAAATAGTACTGATTTATTTATAGAGGAACTGAGAAAAGAAGGCTAA
- a CDS encoding spore coat protein CotJB produces MTSKSRDQLMCIITEASFALDDARLFLDTHPYDKEALEYFQMYRQIRTEAMEEYRDCYGPLSAYDVAPSNMWTWINDPWPWEGEC; encoded by the coding sequence ATGACGAGTAAAAGCAGAGATCAATTGATGTGCATTATTACAGAAGCCAGCTTTGCACTTGATGATGCCAGGCTGTTTCTGGATACTCACCCTTATGATAAAGAAGCTTTAGAGTATTTTCAAATGTATAGGCAGATTAGAACAGAAGCCATGGAGGAATACAGAGACTGTTATGGTCCATTATCAGCCTATGATGTAGCGCCCTCCAATATGTGGACTTGGATTAATGATCCATGGCCATGGGAAGGAGAGTGCTGA
- a CDS encoding PcfJ domain-containing protein yields the protein MKKEQLRKLRRLYATDTMMKNAGMDVPIKKTISWRNARVNTYKHGLYMRCQVLSGILKVAFFATESMRLGSNKPLYELFINKNSGEFITWDVLQEKWSNAKLDMLDWPDTVRYSPDKFINREGNRSIKTYLGVANGGYRGILDYQLSVREDQLKQRYRRETDPWDMKMEQIPELPKDWKQWFDKTGIPENYIFYEYSRKGATEGYCSWCEKTVPISKPKHNTDGKCSCCGHSVKFKSTGKAGNFSTKRVPVYLLQRCEDGFVIREFMAHRHYYKGKYEKPDKCCFEQRRVIYDKNMNAEAFWYGLYKQMHTRWIKSGYYSCYGSESGRVYKRTIPTLSKNELKRTGLPEMINSLDKIDPELYLYTLKNYGYLEQLAKAGLTRLANEIVTGGKNINIKHISNLAKALNIDKQRLKRLRENNGGRIFLEWMKFEKRNEKNISDDIIQYFESENIMPDNLKFISKRMSETKIYNFLRKQYALSGRKPKELLSSWDDYLCMANRLKMDTKIELVYKPRNLIKSHDKFVKLCGGQEIAKRAGEIAEKFPNVDEICLSVKEKYEFSDEKYAILAPSKIEDIITEGQILGHCLDGSDRYFERIQIRESYIVFLRKKEELDRPYYTLEIEPGGAVRQKRTVGDKQNPDFQEARKFIEKWQKEIQKRLSDEDMKLSHESAKLRIEEFAELRRTKAKIWRGHLAGHLLADVLEADFMEVPLEREGA from the coding sequence ATGAAGAAAGAGCAGCTAAGAAAACTTAGAAGATTATACGCAACCGACACCATGATGAAAAATGCCGGAATGGATGTTCCTATCAAAAAAACTATTTCTTGGAGGAATGCCAGAGTAAACACATATAAACATGGACTTTACATGAGATGTCAGGTTCTGAGTGGAATATTAAAGGTTGCTTTCTTTGCAACAGAGAGTATGCGCCTTGGAAGTAACAAACCGCTTTATGAATTATTTATCAATAAGAACTCTGGTGAGTTCATAACTTGGGATGTTCTTCAGGAAAAGTGGAGTAATGCAAAATTGGACATGCTTGACTGGCCGGATACCGTCAGATATTCCCCTGACAAGTTTATAAACAGAGAAGGAAACAGAAGCATAAAAACTTATTTGGGAGTTGCGAACGGTGGATATAGAGGAATTTTAGATTATCAACTTAGTGTCAGAGAAGACCAGTTAAAACAGAGATACCGAAGGGAAACAGATCCATGGGATATGAAAATGGAACAAATACCGGAACTTCCGAAGGACTGGAAGCAGTGGTTTGATAAGACTGGTATCCCTGAAAATTATATCTTTTATGAGTACTCAAGAAAAGGTGCTACTGAAGGTTATTGCTCATGGTGTGAGAAAACAGTCCCCATAAGCAAACCCAAACACAATACAGATGGTAAATGCTCATGCTGTGGGCATAGTGTAAAGTTTAAATCCACCGGAAAAGCCGGAAACTTTTCTACAAAACGTGTGCCGGTCTATCTTTTACAACGTTGTGAGGACGGTTTTGTTATCAGAGAATTTATGGCTCACAGACACTATTACAAAGGAAAATACGAAAAGCCAGACAAGTGCTGTTTTGAACAGAGAAGAGTAATTTACGATAAGAACATGAATGCAGAGGCATTTTGGTACGGTTTATACAAGCAGATGCACACGCGATGGATTAAATCTGGATACTATAGTTGTTACGGTTCGGAAAGCGGGAGAGTGTACAAGCGAACAATACCTACATTGTCTAAAAATGAATTAAAACGAACTGGCTTACCAGAAATGATAAATTCTTTAGATAAAATTGATCCAGAGCTGTATCTCTATACTTTAAAAAACTATGGGTATCTGGAGCAGCTAGCAAAGGCAGGGTTAACAAGGCTTGCAAATGAGATTGTAACCGGTGGTAAAAATATTAACATTAAGCATATTAGTAATTTAGCAAAAGCATTAAACATTGACAAGCAGAGATTGAAAAGGTTAAGGGAAAACAACGGTGGAAGGATATTTCTTGAATGGATGAAGTTTGAGAAACGTAACGAGAAAAATATCTCTGATGATATTATCCAGTATTTTGAAAGCGAAAATATTATGCCAGATAACCTAAAATTCATATCAAAAAGAATGAGTGAAACTAAAATATACAATTTCCTACGAAAACAATATGCCCTAAGTGGACGTAAACCAAAAGAATTGTTATCATCCTGGGACGATTATCTTTGCATGGCGAACAGGCTAAAAATGGATACAAAAATTGAACTGGTATATAAACCAAGAAATCTTATAAAGAGCCACGACAAGTTTGTAAAGCTTTGTGGAGGACAAGAAATAGCGAAAAGAGCCGGAGAGATAGCTGAAAAATTCCCTAACGTTGATGAAATCTGCCTGTCTGTTAAAGAAAAATATGAGTTTTCGGATGAGAAATATGCGATCCTGGCACCTAGTAAAATTGAGGACATTATTACAGAAGGTCAGATCCTTGGACATTGCCTGGATGGTAGTGACCGGTATTTTGAAAGGATACAGATAAGAGAGTCTTACATAGTTTTTTTAAGAAAGAAAGAGGAATTGGATAGGCCTTATTACACTTTAGAAATCGAACCAGGCGGAGCCGTCAGACAGAAAAGAACAGTCGGAGATAAACAGAATCCGGATTTTCAAGAGGCTAGAAAGTTTATAGAAAAATGGCAGAAAGAAATACAGAAGAGATTATCCGACGAAGACATGAAGCTATCTCATGAAAGTGCAAAACTCCGAATTGAAGAATTTGCAGAACTAAGAAGAACAAAAGCCAAGATATGGAGAGGACACCTTGCGGGTCACTTGTTAGCGGACGTTCTGGAAGCTGACTTTATGGAAGTTCCGCTAGAAAGAGAGGGAGCATAA
- a CDS encoding AbrB/MazE/SpoVT family DNA-binding domain-containing protein yields the protein MKSTGIVRKIDDLGRLTLPKETRDMLGFGEREPIEIFLEEDKICLMKYVPDKGCKQCGSTEDVIIVEGSRICLHCLEKFNTAIRNAR from the coding sequence ATGAAAAGCACAGGAATAGTAAGAAAAATTGATGATCTCGGAAGGTTGACGCTTCCTAAAGAAACAAGGGACATGCTAGGTTTTGGAGAAAGAGAGCCGATTGAGATTTTCTTAGAAGAGGACAAGATATGTCTTATGAAATACGTTCCAGATAAAGGGTGCAAACAGTGCGGTTCCACAGAGGACGTCATAATAGTGGAAGGAAGCCGTATATGCTTACACTGCTTAGAGAAGTTCAATACAGCAATCAGGAATGCAAGGTAA
- a CDS encoding DUF7666 domain-containing protein has product MIAYKGFDKDLSCTSFGNRFQYKLGIVNTTEAANCRENGFHCAEDPLDCLSYYSDWDKSSYYIVDAGGDIHEDGTDSKISCTEMLLLKELTMEEFIIESLIYISNHPLRKANNHVRMDEAEASGRFIIVRGKQPIAKGVTGSYLGFAREEKESNEISDIAVYKIDGVNFLPDTWYTVEGIPFEKEAKS; this is encoded by the coding sequence ATGATAGCTTACAAAGGATTTGATAAAGACTTGTCATGTACCTCTTTCGGTAACAGGTTCCAGTATAAACTTGGGATAGTAAATACTACAGAAGCAGCGAACTGCAGAGAGAATGGATTCCATTGTGCTGAAGACCCTCTGGACTGCCTTAGTTATTATTCGGATTGGGATAAATCATCTTATTACATTGTAGATGCTGGTGGAGATATCCACGAAGACGGTACAGACAGCAAGATATCTTGTACGGAAATGTTACTACTTAAAGAGCTGACAATGGAAGAATTTATAATTGAAAGCTTGATATATATTAGCAATCACCCGCTTCGAAAAGCCAATAATCATGTGCGTATGGATGAAGCGGAAGCCAGTGGAAGATTCATTATTGTTAGAGGTAAGCAGCCGATCGCCAAAGGTGTTACGGGTTCCTATTTAGGTTTTGCCAGAGAAGAAAAGGAAAGTAATGAAATCAGTGATATAGCAGTTTATAAAATTGATGGAGTGAACTTTCTGCCGGATACATGGTATACGGTAGAAGGGATTCCGTTTGAAAAGGAGGCTAAGTCATGA
- a CDS encoding RNase H family protein yields MEVNIYINTFHKGRQHQGTGTYAATLEYITQADEPATLQLYKGVEGTTKNRTALIACLDAFSRLKTSCLINLYIDNNYVTETVNQEWYKAWDMENWTSKKGKVKNADLWKEFFINLHKHKVSITFQKDTPYSSYMQTMIKIVEIEYKEDIHV; encoded by the coding sequence ATGGAAGTAAACATATACATTAACACTTTCCATAAAGGAAGGCAGCACCAAGGTACAGGAACCTATGCTGCTACTTTAGAATACATAACTCAGGCAGATGAACCGGCAACCTTACAGCTTTACAAAGGTGTCGAAGGGACTACAAAGAATAGAACCGCACTTATTGCTTGCCTGGATGCCTTTTCGCGCCTTAAAACCTCATGTCTTATAAATCTCTACATAGATAACAACTATGTAACGGAAACGGTTAACCAAGAGTGGTATAAAGCCTGGGACATGGAAAACTGGACAAGTAAGAAAGGAAAGGTAAAAAACGCTGACCTATGGAAAGAGTTCTTTATAAACCTCCATAAGCACAAAGTAAGCATCACTTTCCAGAAAGACACACCCTATTCGTCATATATGCAAACAATGATTAAAATAGTTGAAATCGAATACAAGGAGGATATACATGTTTGA
- a CDS encoding Cas9 inhibitor AcrIIA9 family protein: MFDTFGEFDTVEELNQAAAGLLAEGDNDNILLLAKENGIEEEYAQAYIAGDITFLADLMCAAIGKLTIEKANIKSQMPVRPIVDYLCTLCVDDAFAGIVRSKGKKLENCIKEVEKKCEEECKRTKDLYIADATVFKWAKAYYTE, encoded by the coding sequence ATGTTTGATACATTCGGAGAATTTGACACAGTAGAAGAATTAAACCAGGCAGCAGCCGGACTTCTGGCGGAAGGGGACAATGATAATATTCTTCTCCTGGCCAAAGAAAACGGAATTGAAGAAGAATATGCACAAGCATATATAGCTGGAGATATCACGTTCTTAGCGGATTTAATGTGTGCAGCGATCGGAAAGCTTACGATTGAAAAAGCTAATATTAAATCTCAGATGCCAGTTAGACCGATTGTAGACTATCTGTGCACTTTATGTGTTGATGATGCCTTTGCAGGCATTGTAAGAAGTAAAGGAAAGAAATTGGAGAACTGCATCAAGGAAGTTGAAAAGAAATGTGAAGAGGAATGCAAAAGAACCAAAGACTTATATATTGCAGATGCCACCGTGTTTAAATGGGCAAAAGCCTATTATACAGAATAA
- a CDS encoding toxin regulator, which yields MKKLCLLFTMLTTVILLSACGVSSNDYMEVSNELDSVKAENETLKTNLENSKSETEELKTKVAELEKIIEPYKDLSAAEIEAQTNEANLKAEKDKKALEAIEKKEAEEKAAKEKEEAAAKEKEEKAGYDTGITYSQLARTPDKYTNKKVKFSGEVLQVMEGDGYNQMRLAVNSEYDDVLYVEYDPSIVSIRILEDDYITIYGVSYGLFSYQSTMGGTITIPSVVVDKIEQ from the coding sequence ATGAAAAAGTTATGTTTACTTTTTACTATGTTAACAACTGTTATTTTATTGTCTGCATGTGGGGTATCATCAAATGATTATATGGAGGTATCAAATGAACTAGACTCTGTAAAAGCAGAAAATGAGACTTTGAAAACCAATTTGGAAAATTCGAAGTCCGAAACAGAGGAATTAAAAACTAAGGTAGCTGAACTTGAGAAGATAATTGAGCCATATAAAGATTTATCTGCTGCGGAGATAGAGGCACAAACAAATGAAGCGAATTTAAAAGCAGAAAAAGATAAAAAAGCACTTGAAGCTATTGAGAAAAAAGAGGCTGAAGAAAAGGCGGCAAAAGAGAAAGAAGAGGCCGCAGCAAAAGAAAAGGAAGAAAAAGCAGGTTATGATACCGGTATAACATATAGTCAGCTTGCTAGGACACCTGATAAGTATACAAATAAAAAGGTCAAATTCTCAGGCGAGGTACTTCAAGTAATGGAGGGGGACGGCTATAATCAAATGAGATTAGCTGTGAATTCCGAATATGATGATGTACTTTATGTTGAGTATGATCCGTCGATTGTATCTATTCGTATACTTGAGGATGACTATATCACAATATATGGAGTATCCTATGGATTATTTTCATATCAATCAACTATGGGTGGAACTATTACAATACCAAGTGTAGTAGTTGATAAAATAGAACAATAA
- a CDS encoding spore coat associated protein CotJA has protein sequence MDNYRRPMYPHGGRNMGYNQNQQCGCGVTPVLEAVKGGCDNIGSVDKCLDKLPLAMSYVPMQKWRNIYDTGMALQVGTIFQELDLPFLAAGNRCGGRGGRP, from the coding sequence ATGGATAACTACAGACGTCCGATGTACCCTCATGGTGGCAGGAACATGGGCTACAATCAGAACCAGCAATGTGGCTGTGGGGTTACACCAGTTTTGGAAGCTGTAAAAGGCGGTTGTGACAATATAGGCAGCGTTGATAAATGTCTTGACAAATTGCCTTTGGCAATGTCCTATGTTCCTATGCAGAAGTGGAGAAATATCTACGATACAGGAATGGCCTTACAGGTTGGTACAATTTTTCAGGAATTGGATCTGCCTTTTCTTGCAGCAGGTAATAGATGCGGAGGAAGAGGTGGCAGACCATGA
- a CDS encoding HNH endonuclease, with protein sequence MHKHHIVFRSQGGLDFDLNLIDLTYEEHEGNEGPHLNRARDLELKLDLQQQLMELFSEESYTIEEIAQKLGKSKKYFEKKFKRVPSVAGRYWRIEIIKKLMGGKFYP encoded by the coding sequence TTGCATAAACATCATATAGTCTTTAGGTCACAGGGTGGATTGGACTTTGATTTAAACCTTATTGATTTAACATATGAGGAACACGAAGGAAATGAAGGGCCACACTTGAACAGAGCAAGAGACCTAGAATTGAAGCTAGACCTTCAGCAGCAGCTCATGGAATTATTCAGCGAGGAAAGCTACACGATTGAGGAAATAGCCCAAAAGTTAGGGAAATCAAAGAAATATTTTGAAAAGAAATTTAAGAGAGTACCATCGGTAGCAGGACGTTATTGGCGAATAGAAATTATTAAAAAGCTTATGGGAGGAAAGTTTTATCCATAA
- a CDS encoding DUF2971 domain-containing protein translates to MNNPFTIDNNNKNKFTYKEYISKILSANDSLFLFDYKNKFVPDKLYKYAILPSVPKDRKKYLTSLKEEKIWFSRKDILNDPFELQYSYIDFYSNEGKEFFANSVNNTGIFCLSKNPLNKLMWSHYAQAHKGYCIEYNVVNKDLIFPVEYRRTRPNFSELYNNFMSVKDILAERLLNSGYEENYPLEKAVFALAAMNNYKDACWDYEKEFRITSIKSDQKEGFLEMPTNLIMTKIICGINCSGPDKADLQSVCDHVNKKRLKEVVNNNKDIPAKWLSERFYKRNEDVKLYKVYYDDKLKLHKKHV, encoded by the coding sequence ATGAATAACCCATTTACTATTGATAATAACAATAAAAATAAATTTACATATAAAGAATATATAAGCAAGATCTTATCGGCCAATGATTCATTATTTCTTTTTGACTATAAAAACAAATTTGTTCCAGACAAACTTTATAAATACGCTATACTACCATCCGTACCCAAGGATAGAAAGAAGTATCTAACATCATTAAAAGAAGAAAAGATTTGGTTTTCTAGAAAGGACATATTAAATGATCCTTTTGAGTTGCAATACAGTTACATAGATTTTTATAGTAATGAGGGCAAAGAATTTTTTGCAAATTCAGTTAATAATACTGGGATATTTTGTTTGTCAAAAAATCCATTAAATAAACTAATGTGGTCACATTATGCTCAAGCACATAAAGGATATTGTATAGAATATAATGTAGTTAATAAGGACTTGATTTTTCCTGTTGAATACCGTCGAACGCGTCCGAATTTTAGTGAATTATATAACAATTTTATGTCGGTTAAGGACATATTGGCGGAGAGGCTTCTAAATTCTGGTTATGAAGAAAATTATCCTTTAGAGAAAGCTGTATTTGCGTTAGCAGCAATGAATAATTATAAAGACGCTTGTTGGGACTATGAGAAAGAATTTAGGATAACATCCATCAAATCTGATCAAAAAGAAGGATTCCTTGAAATGCCGACTAATCTAATTATGACTAAAATAATATGTGGAATAAATTGTTCCGGTCCGGATAAGGCGGATTTGCAGTCTGTCTGTGATCACGTAAATAAAAAGCGACTAAAAGAAGTTGTTAATAATAACAAAGATATTCCTGCCAAATGGTTAAGTGAACGGTTTTATAAACGTAATGAGGATGTGAAATTATATAAAGTTTATTATGATGACAAGTTAAAATTACATAAAAAGCATGTATAA
- a CDS encoding endonuclease MutS2: MFEKTSHTLEFDTIKIMLSERAVSDIGKQKLLALTPYLSLSEVNTRIKETTEAKGILTALGTPPLPSMKDIPQLLELAALGSMLLPEQLLFIAQFLTATKRVKSYLLKAEFLQTDIAYYGNSFADLSPLTEEISRCLRGNRVEDEASKELKGIRRKMEQIQTEIRTKLENLLRSKKDWFSENYISNRNGHYVLPVKKEYKNQIGGSTLDVSSTGSTCFIVPNTVLKLEEELSLKKILEDNEIRRILYELTGMVADAASEINLNMQAMETLDILFAKAKLSMDMKGVPALMNHERRISIVNGRHPLLNPKECVPLNFSIGNDIQGIVITGPNTGGKTVSLKTVGLLSLMAQSGLHVPCEEAELCMNNGIFCDIGDGQSITENLSTFSSHITNIIQILRQSDNESLVLLDELGSGTDPAEGMGIAIAILEELREKNCIFVATTHYPEVKEYAARTKGLINARMAFDKESLKPLYRLEIGEAGESCALYIARRLGLPEKMLTRAYQEAYATSAYDKVQSSKHMEYDADFINTAAGEADRTDKVPDTLAKTAASSGNTAYAPLPKVQGLPKETAVKISPASSKFTLGDSVMVYPQKKIGIVFKPSDDKGFIGVQLQKKKEFINHKRIKLITPASEMYPPDYDFSIVFDSVANRKARHQMDKKHQPGLEIHYPSDTENRQF; the protein is encoded by the coding sequence ATGTTTGAAAAGACTTCTCATACTTTGGAATTTGATACAATAAAAATTATGCTCAGCGAAAGAGCCGTTTCCGATATTGGAAAACAAAAGCTGTTGGCTCTCACCCCTTACCTCTCACTCTCAGAGGTAAATACCAGGATCAAAGAAACCACCGAGGCCAAAGGCATACTTACGGCTCTTGGAACACCTCCCCTTCCCTCCATGAAGGATATTCCACAGCTACTGGAACTGGCTGCTCTTGGCAGTATGCTGCTGCCGGAACAGTTACTATTTATCGCACAGTTTCTGACAGCAACCAAACGAGTGAAGTCCTATCTGTTAAAGGCTGAGTTCCTGCAGACAGATATTGCCTATTACGGCAACTCCTTTGCCGATCTTTCTCCACTCACAGAGGAAATAAGCCGCTGCTTAAGAGGTAACAGAGTAGAAGATGAAGCCTCCAAGGAACTAAAGGGAATCAGGCGTAAGATGGAACAGATACAGACAGAAATCAGAACAAAGCTGGAAAATCTGCTTCGAAGCAAAAAAGACTGGTTCTCCGAAAATTATATTTCCAACCGAAACGGACATTATGTACTTCCTGTTAAAAAGGAATATAAGAATCAGATCGGAGGCTCCACCCTGGATGTATCCTCCACCGGCTCTACCTGCTTTATTGTGCCGAATACAGTTCTCAAACTGGAAGAGGAATTATCCTTAAAGAAAATTTTGGAGGATAATGAAATAAGACGTATTCTATATGAACTAACCGGCATGGTAGCCGATGCCGCCTCTGAAATAAATCTAAATATGCAGGCAATGGAGACTTTAGACATTCTGTTTGCCAAAGCAAAGTTAAGTATGGATATGAAAGGCGTACCTGCACTTATGAACCACGAGAGAAGAATCTCCATAGTGAACGGCAGACACCCCTTACTCAATCCGAAGGAATGTGTACCATTAAATTTCTCAATAGGAAACGATATTCAAGGTATTGTAATAACTGGACCTAATACAGGCGGCAAGACCGTTTCCTTAAAAACCGTAGGACTTTTATCTCTAATGGCACAGAGCGGACTTCACGTACCCTGCGAGGAAGCAGAATTATGCATGAATAACGGAATTTTCTGCGATATCGGAGATGGACAGAGTATTACAGAGAACCTCTCCACTTTCTCTTCTCATATAACGAATATCATTCAGATCCTTCGCCAGTCAGACAATGAAAGTCTGGTGCTTCTGGATGAACTGGGTTCCGGAACAGACCCCGCAGAAGGTATGGGTATTGCGATTGCAATTCTTGAGGAACTGCGCGAGAAAAACTGTATCTTTGTTGCTACTACCCATTATCCAGAGGTAAAAGAGTATGCAGCAAGAACCAAAGGCCTGATAAATGCCAGAATGGCCTTTGACAAGGAAAGTCTAAAACCCTTATATCGACTGGAAATCGGAGAGGCCGGAGAAAGCTGTGCTCTATATATTGCAAGACGACTGGGACTACCGGAAAAAATGCTGACAAGAGCCTACCAGGAGGCATATGCCACCTCTGCTTACGACAAGGTCCAATCCTCCAAGCATATGGAATACGACGCTGACTTTATAAATACTGCAGCAGGTGAAGCAGACAGGACGGATAAAGTACCGGACACGCTGGCAAAAACTGCTGCTTCCTCTGGTAATACTGCATATGCACCACTTCCAAAGGTACAGGGTCTGCCCAAAGAGACTGCCGTTAAGATATCTCCCGCTTCTTCTAAATTCACGTTGGGAGACAGTGTAATGGTATATCCTCAAAAGAAAATAGGAATCGTATTTAAGCCCTCTGATGACAAAGGGTTTATTGGGGTCCAGCTGCAGAAAAAAAAGGAATTCATCAATCACAAAAGGATCAAGCTCATCACCCCTGCTTCTGAAATGTATCCGCCGGATTATGACTTTTCCATTGTATTTGATTCTGTAGCAAACAGAAAAGCCAGACATCAGATGGATAAAAAACACCAGCCGGGTCTTGAGATACACTATCCCTCTGATACGGAAAACAGACAGTTCTAA
- a CDS encoding recombinase family protein, translated as MLTAALYIRVSTDKQEELSPDAQKRLLLDYAEKNNMLVSEEYVFIEGGISGKKADKRPKFQRMIGLAKSKDHPFNVILVWKYSRFARNQEESILYKSLLKRNNIDVISISEPLIDGPFGTLIERIIEWMDEYYSIRLSGEVMRGMSEKALRGGYMSVPPLGYASTTPGNPPVVVPEEAELVKTIFNKYVNEELAMFQIARQFNELGVKTRFGKPFQRRTIEYILQNPMYIGYVRWNRQHHSSHTIKSREDWIISKGTHEPIISDDVFNAAQERIKRVAKPLKSRPVTEYKHWLTGIIKCAYCNRALVAASSKNPNIFNFQCSSYAKGKCESNSVSSNILVPAIMEYLQNVINSGVVDYTVKTEDRQIDVSLLEQQLSKLEVKAERIKAAYINGIDTIEEYKMNKELISSERRFIEKQISDLKVDVKHDHKPEMLSRVKELYKILNDDSIDKIAKNKALSSVIERITYNKRESKVKVYFYYR; from the coding sequence ATGTTAACAGCAGCTTTATATATACGTGTAAGTACAGATAAACAAGAGGAGCTATCCCCTGATGCTCAAAAAAGACTTCTTCTTGATTATGCAGAAAAGAATAATATGTTAGTCTCTGAGGAATATGTCTTTATAGAAGGTGGAATCTCAGGAAAAAAAGCTGATAAGCGCCCTAAGTTTCAGCGCATGATAGGTCTGGCAAAATCAAAGGATCATCCTTTTAATGTAATACTGGTATGGAAATACTCCAGGTTTGCACGAAATCAAGAGGAAAGTATTCTTTATAAATCCTTACTCAAAAGAAATAATATTGATGTAATAAGTATCTCTGAGCCCCTTATAGATGGCCCTTTTGGTACTCTTATAGAAAGAATAATCGAGTGGATGGATGAATATTATTCCATACGATTATCGGGAGAAGTTATGAGAGGTATGAGCGAAAAAGCTTTGCGTGGTGGTTATATGTCTGTCCCCCCGTTAGGGTACGCTTCCACAACTCCTGGGAATCCTCCCGTGGTTGTTCCTGAGGAAGCAGAACTAGTTAAAACTATATTTAATAAATACGTAAATGAAGAATTAGCAATGTTTCAAATAGCAAGGCAATTTAATGAACTTGGAGTTAAAACCAGATTTGGTAAGCCCTTTCAAAGACGTACTATAGAATATATATTACAGAATCCTATGTATATTGGTTATGTCCGTTGGAATCGGCAGCATCACTCTTCTCACACTATCAAGTCCAGAGAGGACTGGATAATTTCCAAAGGTACACACGAACCAATTATATCCGATGATGTTTTCAATGCCGCTCAGGAGCGCATCAAAAGAGTAGCCAAGCCTTTGAAATCTCGTCCTGTAACAGAGTATAAGCACTGGCTTACTGGAATTATTAAGTGTGCATACTGTAATAGAGCTTTAGTTGCTGCTTCTTCCAAGAATCCTAATATTTTTAATTTTCAATGCAGTAGCTATGCCAAGGGGAAATGTGAGTCCAATTCTGTTTCAAGTAATATATTGGTTCCTGCGATAATGGAGTATCTGCAAAATGTAATTAATTCAGGAGTGGTTGATTATACGGTTAAGACTGAAGATAGACAGATTGATGTATCTTTGTTAGAACAACAATTATCTAAACTGGAAGTCAAGGCGGAACGTATAAAAGCCGCCTACATTAATGGTATAGATACTATAGAAGAATATAAAATGAATAAAGAATTAATTTCTTCCGAACGAAGATTTATCGAAAAGCAAATATCTGATCTAAAAGTTGATGTTAAGCACGATCATAAGCCTGAAATGCTCTCTCGTGTTAAAGAGCTTTATAAAATATTAAATGATGATTCCATAGATAAGATAGCCAAGAATAAAGCACTCTCTTCTGTGATAGAGCGCATAACTTATAATAAGAGAGAGTCTAAAGTTAAAGTTTATTTCTACTATAGATAG